From Stenotrophomonas maltophilia, a single genomic window includes:
- a CDS encoding discoidin domain-containing protein: protein MAFRVERSTVLKLPSSFRPTAALLFVGLAFSAQAQNLPARDQWRASASSQQVPAMAISHLIDNDPSTVTGGAFSPGHWFQIDLGAPATLAGVRLTWDVSNPEGYTLQTSLDGAQWQTAYTMGDSLGGVETLYFAPRQARYLRLASPQRTSDWGVSIFEMEPLDTSLSARVVGLDATQSAVLWQGGSAVAIPAGKGGVHTLDITLPRPQPSTGLAVDWANVHGAAALQAQDAEGRWHALAMDAQAATRQQSWLAASAPLDIQALRLTVHGDAAQIARIRLLGPKAVMTPMKRYQIAASGAQRALFPASLQMQQTYWTAVGVHAGRQKSIFDEYGNLEAFKGAPLVQPIWRNADGHAAGAAGQTVQHALRDGWKPMPSATWAPQPGLELRSEAFAIERDGQPVTLLRHRLHNSGTTTINGTLTLVVRPMQMNPPWQNGGLSPIRDVSVERQAVRVNGRTLLHSLTPVTASAAAPFGKEGATEITSAIAAGTLPDTQQAQDDQGLAAAALSYRISLAPGASEAIVAAFPLGTAAADANGVLPDAPPLDLASLPHGADAAFDALAAQASTDWQARLGQVGLRLPDPSLVDMLRAQAAYMLINQTGPAMQPGPRNYNRSFIRDGMATSAVLLRMGEAKVARDYLAWYSEHGVHANGLVSPILNDDGSVNTGFGSDIEYDSQGQYVALVADVARLDGGPESVRAYLPKVKAALRFLQELRERTLVAGYMAGQPAPERFAGILAPSISHEGYPSPTHSYWDDYWGLKGWHDGAWLADALGDHETAVWARQRYKALYDALHASIRATMAWKGIDFIPSSADLGDGDPTGVSIALDPTGAQSVLPADALRTTFARYLEDVRKRNQPGALYAYTPYEIRNVLSYVHLGQPEAADELLQGLLHDRRPLEWQVLAEVVHSRLRFPRYLGDMPHTWIGAEYGRTLFGMLMREDDDALSLLPGTPPSWVAGDGLAVERLPTAYGTLQMQARQRDGTLVVTLGDGLRNDTAVKVWWPERTIPKSVRVDGRPVADFDAEGVRLAKPFRTLEARW, encoded by the coding sequence ATGGCATTTCGCGTTGAACGCTCCACGGTCCTGAAGCTGCCCTCCTCTTTCCGTCCCACCGCAGCCCTGCTGTTTGTCGGGCTGGCATTTTCCGCGCAGGCCCAGAACCTGCCGGCCCGCGACCAGTGGCGGGCAAGTGCTTCATCGCAGCAGGTCCCGGCCATGGCCATCAGCCACCTGATCGACAACGATCCGAGCACGGTGACCGGCGGCGCGTTCAGTCCCGGCCACTGGTTCCAGATCGACCTCGGCGCGCCGGCCACGCTCGCTGGCGTGCGCCTGACCTGGGATGTCTCCAATCCCGAGGGCTACACGTTGCAGACCTCGCTGGACGGGGCGCAGTGGCAGACCGCCTACACCATGGGCGATTCACTCGGCGGCGTCGAAACGCTGTACTTCGCGCCACGCCAGGCCCGCTACCTGCGCCTGGCCAGTCCGCAGCGCACCTCCGACTGGGGCGTGTCGATCTTCGAAATGGAACCGCTCGACACGTCGCTCAGCGCGCGTGTGGTGGGACTCGATGCCACGCAGTCCGCAGTGCTGTGGCAAGGCGGCAGTGCGGTAGCCATTCCCGCTGGCAAGGGCGGTGTCCATACGCTCGACATCACCTTGCCACGCCCGCAGCCGAGCACCGGGCTGGCGGTGGACTGGGCCAACGTGCATGGCGCCGCAGCGCTGCAGGCCCAGGATGCAGAAGGCCGCTGGCATGCGCTGGCGATGGATGCGCAGGCCGCGACCCGGCAGCAGAGCTGGCTTGCCGCCAGCGCGCCGCTCGACATCCAGGCTCTGCGGCTGACGGTGCACGGCGACGCTGCGCAGATCGCCCGCATCCGCCTGCTGGGCCCGAAGGCGGTGATGACGCCGATGAAGCGTTACCAGATTGCCGCCAGCGGTGCGCAACGAGCCTTGTTCCCCGCCTCGCTGCAGATGCAGCAGACCTACTGGACTGCCGTGGGTGTGCACGCGGGCCGGCAGAAATCGATCTTCGACGAATACGGCAACCTCGAAGCCTTCAAGGGCGCACCGCTGGTGCAGCCGATCTGGCGCAATGCCGACGGGCACGCTGCAGGTGCCGCCGGGCAGACGGTGCAGCATGCACTGCGCGATGGCTGGAAGCCGATGCCGTCGGCCACCTGGGCGCCGCAGCCCGGACTGGAGCTGCGCAGCGAGGCCTTCGCCATCGAGCGCGACGGGCAGCCGGTCACCCTGCTTCGCCACCGGCTGCACAACAGCGGCACGACCACGATCAACGGCACGCTGACCCTGGTTGTACGCCCGATGCAGATGAACCCGCCGTGGCAGAACGGTGGCCTGTCGCCCATCCGCGATGTGTCCGTCGAACGTCAGGCGGTGCGCGTCAATGGCCGCACCCTGCTGCATTCACTCACCCCGGTGACGGCGTCCGCCGCTGCGCCCTTTGGCAAGGAAGGTGCAACGGAAATCACCAGCGCCATCGCCGCCGGTACACTGCCCGACACGCAACAGGCGCAGGACGACCAGGGCCTTGCCGCCGCGGCCCTCAGCTATCGCATTTCGCTGGCGCCCGGGGCCAGCGAGGCCATCGTGGCCGCCTTCCCGTTGGGTACCGCCGCCGCCGATGCCAACGGTGTGCTGCCGGACGCGCCGCCGCTCGACCTGGCCTCGCTGCCGCACGGGGCCGATGCAGCGTTCGACGCGCTGGCCGCGCAGGCCTCAACGGATTGGCAGGCACGGCTGGGCCAGGTGGGGCTGCGCCTGCCCGATCCCTCGCTGGTCGACATGCTGCGCGCGCAGGCGGCGTACATGCTGATCAACCAGACCGGGCCGGCCATGCAACCGGGACCACGCAACTACAACCGTTCCTTCATCCGCGACGGCATGGCCACGTCGGCGGTGCTGCTGCGCATGGGCGAAGCCAAGGTCGCGCGCGACTACCTGGCGTGGTACAGCGAGCACGGCGTGCACGCCAACGGGCTGGTTTCGCCGATCCTCAACGACGATGGCAGCGTCAACACCGGTTTTGGTTCGGACATCGAGTACGACAGCCAGGGTCAATACGTGGCGCTGGTTGCCGATGTCGCCCGGCTCGATGGCGGGCCAGAGTCGGTGCGTGCGTACCTGCCGAAAGTGAAAGCGGCGCTGCGCTTCCTGCAGGAACTACGCGAGCGCACGCTGGTAGCGGGTTACATGGCCGGCCAGCCGGCGCCGGAACGCTTCGCGGGCATCCTTGCGCCATCGATCAGTCATGAGGGCTACCCCTCGCCCACCCACAGCTACTGGGATGACTACTGGGGCCTGAAGGGCTGGCACGATGGCGCGTGGCTGGCCGACGCACTGGGCGATCACGAAACCGCGGTGTGGGCGCGCCAGCGGTACAAGGCCCTGTACGACGCGCTGCACGCCTCGATCCGGGCGACGATGGCGTGGAAGGGCATCGACTTCATCCCGTCCTCGGCGGATCTGGGCGATGGCGATCCCACGGGCGTATCGATCGCCCTGGACCCGACCGGCGCGCAGAGCGTGTTGCCTGCCGATGCATTGCGGACCACCTTCGCCCGCTATCTGGAGGACGTGCGCAAGCGCAACCAGCCCGGTGCGCTGTATGCCTACACGCCCTATGAGATCCGCAATGTACTGAGCTACGTGCACCTGGGCCAGCCCGAGGCCGCCGACGAACTGCTGCAGGGACTGCTGCATGACCGGCGCCCGCTGGAATGGCAGGTGCTGGCCGAGGTCGTGCATTCGCGGCTGCGTTTCCCGCGCTATCTGGGTGACATGCCACACACCTGGATTGGCGCCGAGTACGGCCGCACGCTGTTCGGCATGCTGATGCGCGAAGACGATGACGCGCTGTCATTGCTGCCTGGCACTCCGCCGTCCTGGGTGGCCGGCGATGGGTTGGCGGTGGAACGGCTGCCCACTGCGTATGGCACTTTGCAGATGCAGGCGCGGCAGCGCGACGGCACGCTGGTGGTCACGCTGGGCGACGGACTGCGCAACGACACTGCGGTGAAGGTCTGGTGGCCGGAGCGCACGATACCGAAATCGGTGCGTGTGGATGGGCGGCCAGTTGCCGACTTCGACGCCGAGGGCGTGCGCCTGGCGAAACCGTTCCGGACGCTGGAAGCGCGTTGGTAG
- a CDS encoding helix-turn-helix transcriptional regulator gives MEFNFTLKYRLPERYDDVGMLERRLAEAGCDDALLGSGLPGRMALAFCRDADSAVVALCSAVDDVQRAVPGAELVEVSPDLVGLTDVADLLGMSRQNMRKLMLANPQSFPSPVHDGSTSIWHLADILGWLRARGSEKVTTEMAELAAAALQLNLAREGRRLQPKA, from the coding sequence ATGGAATTCAATTTCACCCTGAAGTACCGCTTGCCCGAACGCTACGATGACGTCGGAATGCTCGAGCGGCGGCTGGCAGAGGCGGGGTGTGACGACGCGCTTCTGGGCAGCGGCTTGCCGGGAAGGATGGCGCTGGCCTTCTGCCGTGACGCCGACAGCGCGGTGGTCGCGCTGTGCTCGGCAGTGGATGATGTGCAGCGGGCCGTGCCAGGCGCCGAGCTGGTGGAGGTGAGCCCCGATCTGGTGGGGCTTACGGATGTGGCCGATCTGCTCGGGATGTCGCGACAGAACATGCGGAAGCTGATGCTGGCCAACCCGCAGTCGTTTCCGTCCCCGGTGCATGACGGCTCAACCTCCATCTGGCATCTGGCCGACATTCTGGGTTGGTTGCGCGCGCGTGGCAGCGAGAAGGTCACCACGGAAATGGCCGAACTGGCCGCGGCCGCATTGCAGTTGAATCTGGCCCGGGAAGGGCGCAGGTTGCAGCCGAAGGCTTAG